From Bosea sp. NBC_00550, the proteins below share one genomic window:
- a CDS encoding sulfurtransferase translates to MSQVEFAGLISPEALAARLGDEKLVVIDIRTAADGGKDAFGSGHIPGAVHSDYAADGWRAKIGNAPGLLPPLDHVAALVGRLGIKPHDDVVIVPAGTAATDFAAAARVYWTLKFIGHGQQAVLDGGFKAWAADPKRPVETGASAPKGADPYPIIAQQRLRSTTDATLVASRSKQASLVDARGPSYFDGREKAAEATRAGHIPGAIPRDYAEAFEPGSGKLKAPGELEKLYATVPNGPVVSYCNTGHSAAANWFVLSEVLGRDEIALYDGSMTDWTQDPERPVATGKAA, encoded by the coding sequence ATGAGCCAGGTTGAGTTCGCAGGACTGATCTCGCCGGAGGCGCTCGCCGCCCGGCTTGGCGACGAGAAACTCGTCGTCATCGACATTCGCACCGCCGCCGATGGTGGCAAGGACGCCTTCGGGTCCGGGCATATTCCCGGCGCTGTTCATTCCGACTATGCGGCCGATGGCTGGCGCGCCAAGATCGGCAATGCGCCGGGCCTGCTGCCCCCGCTCGACCATGTCGCCGCGCTGGTCGGACGGCTCGGCATCAAGCCGCATGACGATGTCGTCATCGTCCCGGCAGGCACGGCCGCGACTGATTTCGCTGCGGCGGCGCGGGTCTACTGGACGTTGAAATTCATCGGTCACGGCCAGCAGGCAGTGCTCGACGGCGGCTTCAAGGCTTGGGCTGCCGATCCGAAGCGACCCGTCGAGACCGGCGCATCGGCACCGAAGGGGGCGGATCCCTATCCCATCATTGCCCAGCAACGCCTGCGCAGCACGACGGACGCCACACTCGTCGCCTCGCGCAGCAAGCAGGCGAGCCTCGTCGACGCGCGCGGGCCGAGCTATTTCGACGGGCGCGAGAAGGCGGCGGAGGCAACGCGCGCTGGCCATATCCCTGGCGCCATCCCTCGCGACTACGCCGAGGCCTTCGAGCCCGGTAGCGGCAAGCTCAAGGCGCCCGGAGAGCTGGAAAAGCTCTACGCAACGGTGCCGAACGGCCCGGTCGTGTCCTATTGCAACACCGGTCATTCGGCCGCCGCGAACTGGTTCGTGCTTTCCGAAGTGCTCGGCCGCGACGAGATCGCGCTCTACGACGGCTCGATGACCGACTGGACGCAGGATCCGGAGCGGCCGGTCGCGACCGGCAAGGCGGCCTGA
- the rimO gene encoding 30S ribosomal protein S12 methylthiotransferase RimO: MNAVAPKISFVSLGCPKALVDSERIITSLRSEGYELSKSHAGADLVIVNTCGFLDSAKAESLEAIGSAMAENGKVIVTGCMGAEPEQIRDVFPNVLAITGPQAYESVVSAVHQAVPPRHDPFVDLVPDQGIKLTPRHYAYLKISEGCNNRCTFCIIPKLRGDLVSRPIGDVLREAEKLAKAGVRELLVISQDTSAYGLDIKYAPSMWKDREVRTRFFELARELGQMGMWVRLHYVYPYPHVDEVIPLMQEGLVLPYLDIPFQHASPSVLKAMKRPAHQDRTLDRIRKWRDICPDLAIRSTFIVGFPGETEEDVQFLLDWLKEAKLERVGCFKYEPVKGAPANDLGLTLVPEEEKEARWHRFMKAQAEISTRIVKARVGKRIPVIIDEAGPTVAKGRSKWDAPEIDGNVYVASRRPLRPGDIVTVKIERADAYDLHGVAV; the protein is encoded by the coding sequence ATGAACGCCGTCGCGCCGAAAATCTCCTTCGTTTCGCTGGGCTGCCCCAAGGCGCTCGTCGATTCCGAGCGGATCATCACCTCCTTGCGCTCGGAGGGCTATGAGCTCTCGAAGAGCCATGCGGGCGCCGACCTCGTCATCGTCAACACCTGCGGCTTCCTCGATTCGGCCAAGGCGGAGTCGCTGGAGGCGATCGGCTCGGCCATGGCCGAGAACGGCAAGGTCATCGTCACCGGCTGCATGGGCGCCGAGCCCGAGCAGATCCGCGACGTCTTCCCGAACGTGCTCGCGATCACCGGGCCGCAGGCCTATGAGAGCGTGGTCTCGGCCGTGCATCAGGCGGTGCCGCCCCGGCATGACCCCTTCGTCGACCTCGTGCCCGATCAGGGCATCAAGCTGACACCGCGGCACTACGCCTATCTGAAGATTTCAGAGGGTTGCAACAACCGCTGCACCTTCTGCATCATCCCGAAGCTGCGTGGCGACCTCGTCTCGCGACCGATCGGCGACGTGCTGCGCGAGGCCGAGAAGCTGGCCAAGGCGGGCGTTAGGGAACTGCTGGTGATCTCGCAGGATACCAGCGCCTACGGCCTCGACATCAAATACGCGCCGTCGATGTGGAAGGACCGCGAGGTTCGCACGCGTTTCTTCGAGCTTGCCCGCGAACTCGGGCAGATGGGGATGTGGGTGCGCCTGCACTACGTCTACCCCTACCCGCATGTCGACGAGGTCATCCCGCTGATGCAGGAAGGGCTGGTGCTGCCCTATCTCGACATCCCCTTCCAGCACGCCTCGCCCTCCGTCCTGAAGGCGATGAAGCGCCCGGCCCATCAGGACCGCACGCTCGACCGCATCCGAAAATGGCGCGACATCTGCCCAGACCTCGCCATCCGCTCGACCTTCATCGTCGGCTTCCCCGGCGAGACGGAGGAGGATGTGCAGTTCCTGCTCGATTGGCTGAAGGAAGCGAAACTGGAGCGCGTCGGCTGCTTCAAATACGAGCCGGTGAAGGGCGCCCCCGCCAACGACCTCGGACTTACCCTCGTTCCCGAGGAGGAGAAGGAGGCGCGCTGGCATCGCTTCATGAAGGCGCAGGCCGAGATCTCCACCCGCATCGTCAAGGCCCGAGTCGGCAAGCGCATCCCGGTGATCATCGACGAAGCCGGCCCGACCGTCGCCAAGGGCCGCTCGAAATGGGACGCGCCGGAGATCGACGGCAATGTCTATGTGGCAAGCCGGCGTCCCTTGCGTCCCGGCGACATCGTCACCGTCAAGATCGAGCGTGCCGACGCCTACGATCTGCACGGCGTCGCCGTTTGA
- a CDS encoding quinone oxidoreductase family protein, with protein MVKAIRAHKTGGPEVLQLEDITLPQPGPGEVLMRNRAIGLNFIDTYFRSGLYPAPQLPFVLGNESAGDVLAVGANVTEFKVGDRVSVVSTLGAYAEERIVPAASVVPLPDGISYEAAASMMLKGLTAEYLLHRTYKVKPGDTILVHAAAGATGLILCQWGKALGATVIGTVGSKEKAELAKAHGADHVINYREEDFAARVKEITGGKLCDVVYDGVGKDTFMKSLDTLKPFGLMASFGNASGAVEAFNLGILSAKGSLYVTRPTLNTHTAKRETMIAMAKNLFEAVTSGKVKVPVNATFPLKDAADAHRLLESRGTTGSTVLIP; from the coding sequence ATGGTCAAAGCCATTCGCGCGCACAAAACCGGTGGGCCGGAAGTCCTCCAGCTCGAAGACATCACGTTGCCGCAGCCGGGACCCGGCGAGGTTCTGATGCGGAACCGGGCGATCGGCCTCAACTTCATCGACACCTATTTCCGTTCGGGCCTCTATCCGGCGCCGCAGCTGCCCTTCGTCCTCGGCAACGAGAGCGCCGGCGATGTTCTGGCCGTCGGGGCGAACGTCACGGAATTCAAGGTCGGCGATCGCGTCTCGGTGGTTTCGACCCTCGGCGCCTATGCCGAGGAGCGCATCGTGCCCGCAGCCTCCGTCGTCCCGCTGCCGGACGGCATTTCCTATGAGGCCGCCGCCAGCATGATGCTGAAGGGGCTGACGGCCGAATACCTGCTGCACCGGACCTACAAGGTGAAGCCGGGCGACACCATCCTCGTCCATGCGGCGGCCGGGGCCACCGGCCTCATCCTCTGCCAATGGGGCAAGGCGCTGGGCGCGACTGTAATCGGCACCGTCGGCTCGAAGGAGAAGGCGGAGCTCGCCAAGGCGCATGGCGCCGACCACGTCATCAACTATCGCGAAGAGGATTTCGCGGCGCGCGTGAAGGAGATCACCGGCGGGAAGCTCTGCGACGTGGTCTATGACGGCGTCGGTAAGGACACCTTCATGAAGTCGCTCGACACGCTGAAGCCCTTCGGCCTGATGGCGTCCTTCGGCAACGCGTCTGGCGCCGTCGAGGCCTTCAACCTCGGCATCCTCTCCGCGAAGGGCTCGCTCTATGTCACGCGCCCGACGCTGAACACCCACACCGCCAAGCGCGAGACCATGATCGCGATGGCGAAGAACCTGTTCGAGGCGGTGACGAGCGGCAAGGTCAAGGTGCCGGTCAACGCGACCTTCCCGCTGAAGGATGCGGCCGACGCCCACCGCCTGCTGGAGTCGCGGGGCACCACGGGCTCGACGGTCCTGATCCCCTGA
- a CDS encoding UbiH/UbiF family hydroxylase, whose product MSTHTADPVDIAIVGAGAVGLAAALALSREGSSVALLGPVATPRDGRTVALLDGSWRLLADLDVQGALLDKAAPLTVMRLVDDSGSLFRQPPVEFRASEIGLEAFGWNIENADLTAILAEKAGAVPGLRMIPGLVRAIEPQADSIRLSGEGFAPMSARLVVGADGRNSQIRSAAGIESRDWRYPQVALTAIFEHRRDHREISTEFHTRQGPCTLVPLPGRRSSLVWLLDPQEAEAVAALDDAAFALRAERQVQSLVGAMTVVGPRGKVPMSGLSVERFGAGRMALIGEAAHVFPPIGAQGLNLGLRDVAALRDALAGASDTGSETVIAAYDAARRTDVRLRTGAVDALNRTLLTDLLPADLLRGAALLALSRIGPLRRFVMRQGLAGGAAS is encoded by the coding sequence ATGAGCACGCACACCGCCGATCCGGTCGATATCGCCATCGTGGGCGCCGGCGCCGTCGGCCTCGCGGCCGCGCTGGCGCTCAGCCGCGAAGGCAGCAGTGTCGCCCTGCTCGGCCCGGTCGCGACACCGCGCGACGGACGCACCGTCGCTCTGCTCGACGGCTCCTGGCGACTTCTGGCCGATCTCGACGTGCAGGGCGCCCTGCTCGACAAGGCCGCGCCGCTCACCGTCATGCGCCTCGTCGACGACAGTGGCAGCCTGTTTCGCCAGCCGCCCGTCGAGTTCCGCGCATCCGAGATCGGTCTCGAGGCCTTCGGCTGGAACATCGAGAATGCCGATCTGACGGCGATCCTGGCGGAGAAGGCCGGCGCGGTACCCGGCCTGCGGATGATACCGGGCCTGGTCCGTGCCATCGAGCCGCAAGCCGATAGCATCCGGCTGTCCGGCGAGGGCTTCGCGCCGATGAGCGCCCGGCTGGTGGTCGGTGCCGACGGCCGCAACTCGCAGATTCGCAGCGCTGCGGGAATCGAGAGCCGCGACTGGCGTTATCCGCAGGTGGCGCTGACCGCGATCTTCGAGCACCGCCGCGATCATCGCGAGATCTCGACCGAGTTCCATACGCGACAGGGACCCTGCACCCTGGTGCCTTTGCCCGGACGACGCTCCTCGCTGGTCTGGCTGCTCGATCCGCAGGAAGCGGAAGCCGTCGCGGCGCTCGACGATGCCGCCTTCGCACTGCGCGCCGAGAGGCAGGTGCAGTCGCTGGTCGGCGCGATGACGGTGGTAGGCCCGCGCGGGAAGGTGCCGATGAGCGGGCTTTCGGTCGAGCGCTTTGGCGCCGGCCGTATGGCGCTGATCGGCGAGGCCGCGCATGTCTTCCCGCCGATCGGCGCGCAGGGGCTCAATCTCGGCCTGCGCGATGTCGCGGCACTGCGCGATGCGCTCGCAGGCGCCTCGGACACAGGCAGCGAGACGGTGATCGCGGCTTACGACGCCGCTCGCCGGACCGATGTCCGGCTGCGGACCGGCGCGGTCGATGCGCTCAACCGCACGCTGCTGACCGACCTGCTGCCGGCCGATCTCCTGCGCGGCGCGGCACTGCTCGCCCTGTCGCGGATCGGCCCGCTGCGCCGCTTCGTGATGCGGCAGGGGCTCGCGGGCGGGGCGGCTTCCTGA